A single region of the Pseudomonas mandelii genome encodes:
- a CDS encoding LOG family protein — protein MPYQPNDLLSRHFEESGHDLISKVEEQLNLVSPNSPNTPIYRDMILTVLRMAQEDHNRWNAKITLQTLRELEHAFRVLEQFRGRRKVTVFGSARTPIEHPLYGLARELGAALARSDLMVITGAGGGIMAAAHEGAGLEHSLGFNITLPFEQHANPTVQGTANLLPFHFFFTRKLFFVKEADALVLCPGGFGTLDEALEVLTLIQTGKSPLVPVVLLDAPGGKFWQGALDFIHHQLEENRYILPTDMKLVSLVYSAEEAVEQINQFYGNFHSSRWLKHQFVIRMNHKLSDQALEHMQEAFADLCLSDHFHQHAYSGEEHDEAQFSHLARLAFNFNARDHGRLRELVDYINLPENWADSKPQAQQRTREPSKVT, from the coding sequence ATGCCTTACCAACCGAATGACCTCCTGAGCCGTCATTTCGAAGAAAGCGGCCACGACCTCATCAGCAAGGTCGAAGAGCAACTCAACCTGGTTTCACCCAACAGCCCCAACACTCCGATTTACCGCGACATGATCCTGACCGTGCTGCGCATGGCCCAGGAAGACCACAACCGCTGGAACGCCAAGATCACCCTGCAAACCCTGCGCGAACTGGAGCATGCCTTTCGCGTGCTCGAACAGTTCAGGGGACGACGCAAGGTCACGGTTTTCGGCTCGGCGCGCACACCGATCGAACACCCGCTGTATGGCCTGGCCCGGGAACTCGGCGCGGCGCTGGCACGCTCGGACCTGATGGTCATCACCGGTGCCGGTGGCGGCATCATGGCGGCGGCCCATGAAGGTGCCGGTCTGGAACACAGCCTGGGGTTCAATATCACCCTGCCCTTCGAGCAGCATGCCAACCCCACGGTTCAAGGCACCGCCAACCTGCTGCCCTTCCACTTCTTTTTTACCCGCAAACTGTTCTTCGTCAAGGAAGCCGATGCGCTGGTCCTGTGTCCAGGTGGTTTCGGCACCCTGGATGAAGCACTCGAGGTGTTGACGTTGATTCAGACCGGCAAAAGCCCATTGGTGCCGGTAGTGCTGCTGGATGCGCCGGGCGGCAAGTTCTGGCAAGGCGCGCTGGACTTCATTCATCATCAACTGGAGGAAAATCGCTACATCCTGCCCACCGACATGAAGCTCGTGAGCCTGGTCTACAGCGCCGAAGAAGCGGTAGAGCAGATCAATCAGTTCTACGGCAACTTCCACTCCAGTCGCTGGCTCAAGCATCAGTTCGTGATCCGCATGAACCACAAGCTCAGCGACCAGGCGCTCGAACACATGCAGGAAGCGTTCGCCGACCTGTGCCTGAGCGATCACTTTCATCAGCACGCCTATAGCGGCGAGGAGCACGATGAAGCGCAGTTCAGTCATCTGGCGCGACTGGCCTTCAACTTCAACGCCAGGGATCATGGCCGCCTGCGGGAATTGGTGGACTATATCAACCTGCCGGAAAACTGGGCCGACTCCAAACCCCAGGCGCAACAGCGCACGCGAGAGCCGTCCAAGGTGACGTGA
- the recX gene encoding recombination regulator RecX: MTAVLDTLVAVRRTAMDLLARREHGRVELTRKLRQRGALPEMIDTALDRLTEEGLLSEARYLESFVSYRARSGYGPLRIREELSQRGLQRNDIELALRESGINWQEQLEDTWRRKFAGHLPIDVRERAKQGRFLSYRGYSMEMIGRLFSGRGMDD; the protein is encoded by the coding sequence ATGACCGCCGTACTCGATACACTCGTCGCAGTGCGGCGAACCGCCATGGACCTGCTCGCACGACGCGAGCACGGTCGAGTCGAGCTGACGCGTAAACTGCGTCAGCGCGGTGCTCTCCCTGAAATGATTGACACAGCACTCGACCGTTTGACGGAAGAGGGCCTGCTGTCCGAAGCCCGTTACCTCGAAAGCTTCGTTTCCTACCGTGCTCGCTCCGGCTACGGCCCTTTGCGTATTCGTGAAGAACTGAGTCAGCGCGGCCTGCAACGTAACGACATCGAACTCGCCTTGCGCGAGAGCGGTATCAATTGGCAGGAGCAACTGGAAGATACCTGGCGGCGCAAATTTGCCGGGCATCTGCCGATAGACGTTCGGGAACGTGCCAAGCAAGGGCGTTTCCTGAGTTATCGGGGATATTCCATGGAAATGATCGGCCGCTTGTTCAGCGGTCGGGGAATGGATGATTGA
- the recA gene encoding recombinase RecA, which yields MDDNKKKALAAALGQIERQFGKGAVMRMGDQDRQAIPAISTGSLGLDIALGIGGLPKGRIVEIYGPESSGKTTLTLSVIAQAQKAGATCAFVDAEHALDPEYAGKLGVNVDDLLVSQPDTGEQALEITDMLVRSNAVDVIIVDSVAALVPKAEIEGEMGDMHVGLQARLMSQALRKITGNIKNANCLVIFINQIRMKIGVMFGSPETTTGGNALKFYASVRLDIRRTGAVKEGDEVVGSETRVKVVKNKVASPFRQAEFQILYGKGIYLNGEMIDLGVLHGFVEKSGAWYAYEGTKIGQGKANSAKFLADNPEIAAKLEKQLRDKLLTPAPDVKASPVKETADDLADADI from the coding sequence ATGGACGACAACAAGAAGAAAGCCTTGGCTGCGGCCCTGGGTCAGATCGAACGTCAATTCGGCAAGGGTGCCGTAATGCGTATGGGCGATCAGGACCGTCAGGCGATCCCGGCTATCTCCACTGGCTCTCTGGGTCTGGACATCGCGCTCGGCATTGGCGGTCTGCCAAAAGGTCGTATCGTTGAAATCTACGGTCCTGAATCCTCCGGTAAAACCACGCTGACGCTGTCGGTGATCGCCCAGGCTCAAAAAGCCGGCGCGACCTGCGCATTCGTCGACGCCGAACACGCCCTCGACCCTGAGTACGCCGGCAAACTGGGCGTCAACGTCGACGACCTGCTGGTTTCCCAGCCGGACACCGGCGAGCAAGCCCTGGAAATCACCGACATGCTGGTGCGTTCCAACGCAGTTGACGTGATCATCGTCGACTCCGTGGCCGCGCTGGTTCCGAAGGCTGAAATCGAAGGCGAAATGGGTGACATGCACGTCGGCCTGCAAGCCCGTCTGATGTCCCAGGCGCTGCGTAAAATCACCGGTAACATCAAGAACGCCAACTGCCTGGTAATCTTCATCAACCAGATCCGTATGAAAATCGGCGTGATGTTCGGCAGCCCGGAAACCACCACCGGTGGTAACGCGTTGAAGTTCTACGCCTCGGTTCGTCTGGACATCCGTCGTACCGGCGCGGTGAAAGAAGGTGATGAAGTCGTCGGTAGCGAAACCCGCGTCAAAGTCGTGAAGAACAAGGTGGCTTCGCCGTTCCGTCAGGCCGAGTTCCAGATTCTTTACGGCAAGGGCATCTACCTCAACGGCGAGATGATCGACCTGGGCGTGCTGCACGGTTTCGTTGAGAAGTCCGGCGCCTGGTATGCCTATGAAGGCACCAAGATCGGTCAGGGCAAGGCCAACTCGGCCAAGTTCCTGGCAGACAATCCGGAAATTGCCGCCAAGCTCGAGAAGCAACTGCGTGACAAGTTGCTGACCCCGGCGCCGGACGTCAAAGCATCGCCAGTCAAAGAGACGGCTGATGACCTGGCTGACGCTGATATCTGA
- a CDS encoding CinA family protein: MKEITQLAAELGRRLQVLNAHVAAAESCTGGGISEAITRIPGSSAWFEAGYVTYSNRQKTEQLNVPPELFETVGAVSREVVEAMVRGAQEKSQAHFAVAVSGVAGPDGGSPNKPVGTVWLAWGVGEQVFSEVQHFAGNRDEVRRQTVKAALEGLLRHAAGEISNQG, from the coding sequence GGCGCTTGCAGGTTCTGAATGCCCACGTCGCCGCAGCCGAGTCGTGTACCGGCGGCGGGATCTCAGAGGCGATCACTCGCATTCCGGGGAGTTCGGCGTGGTTCGAGGCCGGTTATGTGACGTATTCCAACCGACAGAAAACCGAGCAGTTGAACGTGCCTCCCGAATTATTCGAAACGGTCGGCGCCGTCAGTCGCGAGGTGGTCGAGGCGATGGTTCGCGGCGCTCAGGAAAAAAGTCAGGCGCATTTTGCCGTGGCGGTCAGCGGTGTTGCCGGCCCCGATGGCGGTTCGCCGAACAAACCGGTCGGCACGGTCTGGCTGGCCTGGGGCGTCGGTGAGCAGGTGTTCAGCGAGGTGCAGCACTTCGCCGGTAACCGCGATGAGGTCCGCCGACAAACGGTTAAGGCCGCGCTAGAGGGGCTGCTGCGTCATGCTGCTGGAGAAATCTCAAATCAGGGGTAG